accttTCAACGTACACCAAagatcaataataaaaatatattccgaGAAAGAAATACCTAAACATCCACGCGATGTTTCGAAAGGATATGGCTTCGCCACGTAACCTTCTGAATAAACACTTTTCCAGAGTAATCGCACATAACCTTCGATCGTCTTCATGTATCTTATGTGTCTTGTGACACACACCACATTCAAAGGTCCGTACGCCGGTGTGCTTAACCACGTGGTCTTGCAACTCTGACTTAACAAAGAAATTCATTTTACACAGCGTACAGGCAAAACGCCTCTCAAACAAACGATTCGTATGTGTTCTGAGGGCTCCTTTAGTAGAAAATGTTCAACTTGCACTTAAGCAGTTCAACTCTGCCTCCACGCAGGCTTATTATATGTGTCTCTTACGATCTGTATGTTGAgaacatttattaacattttcacaGCGTATGTGAACAATTTTTCGATGCAATTTCATGTTGCGTGCTTTCGTGAAAACTTTCGGACAccaattacatttatatgtaCCAGTATTTCAGTCGTTTAGCCGTGCCCGGTTAACGAAGCCATTCTGAACATGTATAATTCTTAATATGTGTGTTCATATGTTCTAACAAAGCCTTGAATTTGTTAAAGGTACGAAAACAGATGACACAACGCAATGTATccgatttaaattttattggtaCATTGGTTATTAATATCAGTGTGaatgttttgattatgttcgTTTTCAAGATGTGAGGTTATTTCATTTACATCATTGAGGATTTTATCACAAATGATGCAGCAGAATGATGAAGACATTTTATGACCAAACCCACTGCAATTCAATTCACTAATTTGCTTGTGGTAGGCCGTGTGCTTTTTTAAGTGTGCGGATTTGTGTCGCGTTTGtgaattttgtaatttgtcttaaattaaaatgagttTTTTCTATTTCTCTTTCGTGTGTTTCATTTACGACATCCTTCAATTGTTTATGTTTAGAGCTTATTAATTTCTCGTCTATCTCACTTTTATCCTTTTTATCtccaaataaaaacattatagtGTAATCACGGTCTTCTGGCATTTGTAAAAGTATTAGTTCGTATATATAGGTTTTAATTCGGAACTTCTCAGTGGCTTCCATCTGTTTTCTTACCTCGATATTCGTCATAAATGAGATATTTGGGTTCACAATCTTCGATATCTTAGAGGGAATACTCCTCCTCTTCTCCAATCTTTAGGTTAACAATAGGTTCAAATATATTAGACCGTGAATTTTCCATTAAAGTTGTTTTAGGTAATTTGCTGACGTCACCTACAAAGAAAAGTACTAGTTAATCCTTTACTTTGTCGGTGATTCCATTTGTGCTTCTATTGTTTACGCTCGTCACATTCTAGAAAGTTATACAAGCATCCATATATCAGAATTCGTATCTTCCCAAACCCGTAACATCATTATACAAtacatactatattttatacataagaCCTTTAGAAAATTTATCGCTTAAAGTTCACCATGCATATATTAAggtttaaacaaaaatgtatcagaaatattagtattagtacTATGCTAACATAGTCATAGATGTGTTTGGATCATTGATAATGCCGCTTCACGCagatattatcaatatttttttcaattgtacGATCCCGACGTGTTATACGAGCTGTATAAGGATAACTGACTCACCAGAGCGTAATAGCGAGAGGACTGGATTgccattataattttaagatttaatcTACTTTAAAGCTAACCTactcatataatatttaggaccatattgtaaataatatagtaataaccATATGGAGTTATGATTGTctgtttgaataaataattattgaagtgaaaattcttcatcggcgttggaaaaaaccGTACAAtcaccgtcacatttttccgttacgcgccatcttgtTTCTTatccacggttgattcgaagagtacTTTCTCTAGCGAAGTAGGGATAGAATGTCGTTTAACAATGATACTATCATTCTACTACAATTCATGcaatgtaataatcttagtagtaataaggtaaaattaaataattgcattatttgtattcatgtctatgataataaaagactAGTAAAACTTTCTCTAATTTAACAACCAATTTCTGTTTAAAGTTTATAGTGAGTTTTTCGAAatataaggtcataaagaagtttcacttcttacgtgtgtacactagtaaccgcacacatttttttattcgtAAATTTTGATTACTATTAAATTGGAGCGAGGAAGCAAACCTAgctttttctattgtttttcaagtgttttatttacaaataccacatacatatttgtatttcaatctttaaatatattttaagacgATTTTACGGCTTTCTAATGTTCCAACATCGTTTTTATTTGGACGATTTATCTTAACAACTAAAGAAAAGGCGGAAAATTTTTGTTCCTCCTTTACGAATTTACTAACATTTTTACGATACATGaggatatttaattttgagtaAATGCTTATGCGTACTTGTTCTGTGACACAACATAGCACCAAAAAGTTTCGTCCCATAATTTAAAGTGTGTGTTTATcgtagaattaataaaaaacattacagaTCTAAGCGCTATATTATCACATATGTAtaagatattaatataaaatcatattataaatattcatcaCACGATATTAAACTACACGAGAGCGGTTTGGCTTTTAGCTTTAGTGATACCATGGTTTTTTTTCATATGCTTCCTCCTACTATTTTGCGTTGCATATGCCTTACTGCATATATCACATTTGAATTTCCTCTCATTCGTATGCGTCGCCAGATAGTGGCCCAGCATATGGCGCTTTATAAAGAAACCCATACTACACACTGAGCATGCATACGGGCGTTCCTTTAAATGAACACTCCGCATATGCAGCATCAAATTCGacttcaaattaaattttttctcgCACATATCACATTTGATGCCCTCGACATTGTGCACTTGCGACATATGCCGTGTCTTTTGGTAGTAATTCTTGAAGCGAGCCTTGCATATTTGGCATACACTATCGCCAGCAACGCCCTTATGTTCTGTATTGACGTGAGCCTTCTTTTTAGACTCGGCAGCGAAGACCAGCCCACAGTGCCGACAAGGGAAACTAGATTTCTTTTTCACGTGAGTCGTCTCGTGTCGATTCAAACGGAAGCTATTAACGAAACCAGCGCCGCATATGGTGCATATGAAATTCCTGTAATGCTCGTTCATGTGCTGCATTAACAGTTTCATATTGTGGAAAATTGCAGTGCAGAGGCAGCAGTTGATCTGCTGTTCATTCGTTAGTTTGAAGGGTTGGAAATAATCCGTTACGTCCGAGTAGTACTCCTTGTAATGGTCATCGACGAGATGATTTGTTAACGCGTTAATAGATTCCATTGGCTTATCACATAAGTTGCACTTCAGATCAACAATGTCCAGAAACGCAACAAAGCTGCTCATCCCGGAGCCTGCCTTGTACGAGTGTTTCTCCTTAACGTGATCGTAGTGCGTGTGTCTCCTTAATTCGTTTGGGTCGGGGAAAGTCTTGAAACAGTAGGCACATATATATCCAGCATCATTGCGATCTTTGAACGGTGTTATATTCGAACACGTTAGCAGTATATTCAAGTTGTGCCACTGTTTCTGCATTTCCGACACATGCTTTTCACGATATACTTTATCGTTATCACACAGCTCACTATCATTATCTTCTTTAAAGGTCCGTTTTGGTTTTTTTCGTGCTCCGGTACGGcctataaaagaaaaagagcGTTCAGCTTTCCGCCGTTCGGCATATCACACTGCTAAACTAAGCAACGTAAACTTTAACCGTTTAACTTTTGGTCgtaaattacaacaaaacaaTTGAAGAAGCATTGAAGcgtatgtaatattattgtacGCAAATTTCAAATACATACTGGAGTCGTCTAGTACTCTAGTCTACACAAATAATTTGATTGGATGAAATATACTCCATTAGTGGATCGAAAAAATCTTACACCAGAGAGAATGCAGTACATTCTGTGGgttatcaaatattataaaaaaaagttaggGATCCATATGAAAACCTCGATAGTCTAAAAAAATTCTCGAGTCACGGTTTTAGTGAAATTTTGTGTGttaactggcaataaactctccgccactctttttaatcgccaagtttttttttgtattacacaacgtttgtaaggagctccAACCAttaccatgttccacatgacatcagcaggaggcatggtgaaataggggCACGCAATTACATTcacgtgggaacaacacgcaaatacacaggcgaaataactaacatcatcgcatacacgaattcaagtacgatcAGTCACCACAAGTCGGTTGCTacttcacgagtatgacgcatggtcAACCATCGCTCCCCCCCCctccatattttagggagagagacaacccgatgcatggacgccgccataagcaatgacatttaagcgagcatgacgatccttgaaatgtCAACTTGGctacatagaaaataatattaatagaaataatttgataccacATGGATCACGGTTTGTTCCCAAGTTATATATAGCttggtggactcagtttccgcacttagactcataaatggtccgttgtgcgtaaagtcctggctaacaaagccagcctaactccatCCAGAAGCACGGAAGTCtcctgggcacttcacaggcttcacAGAGCGACCACACTGCTCATGAGTGTAATAATTGTACTACATACTGTACTTATTGTACTACTAATTGAACTGGTtgatataaatcaaaattcgagctgttattataattaatggttATGGGTTTAGGGCAGTGacggcctagtggcttcggcgtGCGGCCCTCATAaatgaggtcgtaggttcgattcccggctgtgcaccaatggattttctttctatgtgcgcatttaacacatAGTATTACTTGCcgattagattaacaaatgatcatgaaacagttatacagaaatctgaggccccagacctaaaaaggttgtttgtttcattaatttactttttatagttaaaatttgaGATTTCATTTCAAACTAACAAACACGTTACTAAAATAACACTTGGTATACTTGGTTATGAAGAATACAATAGAATCCTGAATTTACAGATgtccagaaaaacaaacaaaggaTGCACATCagaaaacattacaataataaacccTTTGgtttctgtaattttttttcagttaatTGTACCAATTCGAATTCAATAtccatagttaagacaggacaacgtctgtcgggtccgctagtataataatatcaaaataaatgtacatcAAAATGATTACAGAAATATGGTTGTGAtattttgtaagaaaaaaaaccCTCCTTAACAGAggtaaaatcaataaaattttgaaatattgttaGGAGCGAaacgaaaacaataaaaaagcagcttattcaaattatttattgcaataCAATTCCCTAGGTGACAGTCTCGTCAATTTCAAAAGAGATTGACAATATCGAATGAAACATAATTTGACCAATATACCTATTAGCGTTACTGTATAGATGGATTAACGACAAGTACCGACACGACAACGCGTGCAACTCGCGCGAGTGGCAACACGTGAGTGAGCTATCCACACACGAACATagacaatagaaaaaaagattTCAACTGTTTGTTGACATCAACCGAGTTATATAGTTGTCGAAACATAGagcatagattttttttaataagtttaaaaaaacacgtgtgcgttatgtacacgcgttagaagttatacttctttggcgtaacaagataaaaatattttcaacaatTGTATCATTAGCCtcattctacgtttgtagaaaaaacgacactaacaatagaaacaaCTAAAAGGTTGACTATGCTACAGGGTGTAGATTTTTTGCAACGATGCGCGTGCGCATCGTAATTAACTCCCATCTTTCTCGAACGCGCCAGatgaagtataacttcaataattcaattaaattatgacGGAGAAAAGAGAATCATATTTACCGGCAGTTACGGGCTGAGGCGATTGATCAAACGTCATTAGCGAGTTCGAAGATGATGGAGTATACAAAACTTCATTCACAGATGATACAATTCCTTGAACGAGTTGTTTTTTCCGCAACCTATACATCCGAGACCTTTCTGCcgatgttaatgttattttttttatttttggattcGCCTCTTTTTTTCGGTtacgatattttttacatttctcTGCATTTTTTGAACGCATCTCGAAaactgaaaaattaaaatatttttgtctttattatttCTCGCCGtgattaatttgatttatgaagtgaaacttctttatttaccgtcacatttttcggttacgagccatctttttcttgtccctaccacggttgattcgaagagattcgaagccattaataacaaaaatatataataacgataacaatggcagtaataattctattacaattaatgaaattctgtaataatcttagtagtaataaggtgaaatgaaataattgtattatttgtattcgtgtctttgataataaaagtatagtaAAACTTTATGTAAGTAATTTCTGTagagttgcatatagtagatcatttttagaaaaataagatcataaagaagtttcgtTTCTTACGTGTATACACTagactagtacacgcacacattttcttaattatttctcgctgtaattaatttgattatatgtTTAAGTTCATTCGAAtgctacaaatatttattaaaatttattttgataccATCGTCATGTTTGTGTACGGGACAGTCTAACgagaaattgtattattaagaatttcaagattactttaaagaaataaacattttatattcatttattatttgatttataaacttttgacATACCGTCAACAAACCTCAAATTCTACAAACgtatcgtacacagcgcgagacacaaacgtcaactcatttaccaatcacgcgatcgacacgtcacccCCCCCTGCCCCCCCCCCAAGTGAAACCTGAACATCGCTTCAGgaaaggacatttgttcaagatgtttacCGGTATCTATACGCAGGGTTgtgttttcatattttaaacgatcgcatatattaaacatatcaaTTGATATACGCGTTAATTGACACGGACACGAAATATTCATGTTGATTAttgtaacatataattttcaaagaaCTACGAACGGAATTGTATTGTGTAAAATTGACTATaatttttgacgtacgggaGCCAGACTCGGCGCTAAGTCTGGACTCTGAATCTCACGCTAAGCTTCAGAAACGATCCTTAGGGCGTACCAtaactcccg
This DNA window, taken from Pieris brassicae chromosome 14, ilPieBrab1.1, whole genome shotgun sequence, encodes the following:
- the LOC123718226 gene encoding zinc finger protein 569-like isoform X2, which encodes MEALKDGMCRCCASEGTYKDFTASYQWMGAEEVYGDMLKDCFDITLSTSLVNNGGICEVCITQLRNAFNFKKQVQNTEEQFKRMQDKFLKGDIVKIELNNDPMENSDGGDNIDDDFSSPEYDVPIQSIKIEKMESKTKKRPARASTSKAKKPKVEVGEPSNKLFEMRSKNAEKCKKYRNRKKEANPKIKKITLTSAERSRMYRLRKKQLVQGIVSSVNEVLYTPSSSNSLMTFDQSPQPVTAGRTGARKKPKRTFKEDNDSELCDNDKVYREKHVSEMQKQWHNLNILLTCSNITPFKDRNDAGYICAYCFKTFPDPNELRRHTHYDHVKEKHSYKAGSGMSSFVAFLDIVDLKCNLCDKPMESINALTNHLVDDHYKEYYSDVTDYFQPFKLTNEQQINCCLCTAIFHNMKLLMQHMNEHYRNFICTICGAGFVNSFRLNRHETTHVKKKSSFPCRHCGLVFAAESKKKAHVNTEHKGVAGDSVCQICKARFKNYYQKTRHMSQVHNVEGIKCDMCEKKFNLKSNLMLHMRSVHLKERPYACSVCSMGFFIKRHMLGHYLATHTNERKFKCDICSKAYATQNSRRKHMKKNHGITKAKSQTALV
- the LOC123718226 gene encoding zinc finger protein 808-like isoform X6; translated protein: MEALKDGMCRCCASEGTYKDFTASYQWMGAEEVYGDMLKDCFDITLSTSLVNNGGICEVCITQLRNAFNFKKQVQNTEEQFKRMQDKFLKGDIVKIELNNDPMENSDGGDNIDDDFSSPEYDVPIQSIKIEKMESKTKKRPARASTSKAKKPKVEVGEPSNKRRTGARKKPKRTFKEDNDSELCDNDKVYREKHVSEMQKQWHNLNILLTCSNITPFKDRNDAGYICAYCFKTFPDPNELRRHTHYDHVKEKHSYKAGSGMSSFVAFLDIVDLKCNLCDKPMESINALTNHLVDDHYKEYYSDVTDYFQPFKLTNEQQINCCLCTAIFHNMKLLMQHMNEHYRNFICTICGAGFVNSFRLNRHETTHVKKKSSFPCRHCGLVFAAESKKKAHVNTEHKGVAGDSVCQICKARFKNYYQKTRHMSQVHNVEGIKCDMCEKKFNLKSNLMLHMRSVHLKERPYACSVCSMGFFIKRHMLGHYLATHTNERKFKCDICSKAYATQNSRRKHMKKNHGITKAKSQTALV